A part of Aegilops tauschii subsp. strangulata cultivar AL8/78 chromosome 2, Aet v6.0, whole genome shotgun sequence genomic DNA contains:
- the LOC109769816 gene encoding NAC domain-containing protein 30 translates to MLAMDQHNHQEESCVPPGFRFHPTEEELVGYYLARKVAAQKIDLDIIQEVDLYRIEPWDLQERCGGGRGGRGARQVAAEDEQSSEWYFFSFKDRKYPSGTRTNRATAAGFWKATGRDKPVTSSSSRGVIGMRKTLVFYRGRAPNGRKTDWIIHEYRLQTSEHAPTQEEGWVVCRAFQKPTPNQRPSYIFPAYAAAPGLGGYYEARPWLHGQGGDLHYLQSATCAAGAGGLGFPGQGIQYSDDLLESKQSLFGNIPQLIESPPTTTAVAGGGDAGYDVVQQGQAAAGIDWNFLDSLLSTSQLHLQQ, encoded by the exons ATGCTAGCAATGGACCAGCACAACCATCAGGAGGAGTCGTGTGTCCCGCCGGGGTTCAGGTTCCACCCCACTGAGGAGGAGCTGGTGGGGTACTACCTCGCCAGGAAGGTGGCTGCCCAAAAGATCGACCTCGACATCATCCAGGAGGTTGATCTCTACCGGatcgagccatgggacctccAAG AGaggtgcggcggcggcaggggaggacGGGGAGCGCGTCAGGTGGCGGCGGAGGACGAGCAGTCGTCGGAGTGGTACTTCTTTAGCTTCAAGGATCGCAAGTACCCCAGCGGCACGCGCACCAACCGCGCCACGGCGGCCGGGTTCTGGAAGGCCACCGGCAGGGACAAACCCGTGACATCGTCCAGCAGCCGAGGGGTCATCGGCATGAGGAAGACGCTGGTGTTCTACAGGGGCCGTGCACCCAACGGTAGGAAGACTGACTGGATCATCCACGAGTATCGCCTGCAGACCAGCGAGCACGCGCCCACCCAG GAGGAAGGCTGGGTGGTGTGCCGGGCGTTCCAGAAGCCAACCCCGAACCAGAGGCCGTCGTACATCTTCCCGGCATACGCCGCCGCTCCGGGCCTCGGGGGCTACTACGAGGCGCGGCCATGGCTGCACGGCCAAGGCGGCGACCTCCATTACCTGCAAAGCGCCACATGCGCTGCCGGAGCCGGCGGCCTCGGCTTCCCCGGCCAGGGCATCCAGTACTCTGACGACCTGCTGGAGTCCAAGCAGAGTCTCTTCGGCAACATCCCGCAGCTCATCGAGAGCCCACCGACGACCACCGCCGTTGCTGGTGGCGGCGACGCGGGCTATGATGTCGTGCAGCAGGGACAGGCAGCGGCCGGCATCGACTGGAACTTCCTGGACAGCCTGCTATCCACGTCGCAGCTGCACCTACAGCAGTGA